A genomic window from Rhizobium sp. 007 includes:
- a CDS encoding 4'-phosphopantetheinyl transferase superfamily protein: protein MRDGLSADVIDIWIWNLEEASTSQAPYLATPLTARELDAAARFVHERDRRRFVAGRSGLRRIVGSYLGIEPNRLSLSYNAYGKPRIAASNGRMLHFNLSHCGGMAALAVSSCYQVGIDIEKVRPLKEDNVSRFLSPKEETTLAALPAAEYRRAFYSVWTRKEAFVKAIGVGLSFPLDAFDVTVGDGLPPRLERLDADGNTPADWSLFDLEMPPPFVGTLAALTGGRHVSLNYRDENALFFMSSAHPERNDWPPHQNDGSQAGLS from the coding sequence ATGCGTGACGGCTTGAGCGCTGATGTCATCGATATCTGGATATGGAACCTGGAGGAGGCAAGCACTTCGCAGGCACCATATCTCGCAACGCCATTGACGGCCCGCGAGCTCGATGCGGCAGCGCGCTTTGTTCACGAGCGTGATCGCCGCAGGTTCGTTGCAGGCCGGTCGGGGCTGCGCCGAATTGTCGGCAGCTACCTCGGAATTGAGCCCAACCGCCTCAGCCTGAGCTACAATGCCTATGGCAAGCCGCGCATCGCAGCGTCGAACGGCAGGATGTTGCATTTCAACCTCAGCCATTGCGGCGGGATGGCGGCGCTTGCCGTATCAAGCTGCTACCAGGTCGGGATAGACATAGAAAAGGTTCGGCCTCTGAAGGAAGACAATGTCAGCCGTTTCCTGTCGCCGAAGGAGGAAACGACCCTCGCTGCACTTCCGGCCGCAGAGTATCGTCGGGCGTTTTATTCCGTCTGGACACGCAAAGAAGCCTTCGTCAAGGCGATCGGCGTCGGTCTCTCGTTTCCTCTGGATGCATTCGACGTCACCGTTGGCGATGGTCTTCCGCCGCGCCTTGAGCGCCTGGATGCAGACGGAAATACGCCGGCGGATTGGAGTCTGTTCGACCTCGAAATGCCACCTCCATTTGTCGGGACGCTTGCGGCGCTGACCGGCGGAAGGCATGTCAGCCTGAACTATCGAGACGAAAACGCCCTGTTCTTCATGTCAAGCGCGCATCCAGAACGTAACGATTGGCCGCCTCATCAAAATGATGGCAGCCAAGCAGGCCTTTCTTGA